A stretch of the Lolium perenne isolate Kyuss_39 chromosome 3, Kyuss_2.0, whole genome shotgun sequence genome encodes the following:
- the LOC127345725 gene encoding glucan endo-1,3-beta-glucosidase GI-like, with translation MVAGVCYGMVANNLPSRSDVVQMYRSKGITGMRLYSPDAQALSALRNSGISLMIDVGGTDQLAYLAASGSNASAWVRTNVQAYQGLTIKYIVAGNEVQGGDTQNIVPAIRNLNAALSAVGLGGIKVSTSVRFDVVANSYPPSAGVFAQAYMTDVVRLLSSTGAPLLANVYPYFAYRDNPRDIQLNYATFQPGTTVRDDNNGLIYTCLFDAMVDAIYAALEKAGTPGLRVVISESGWPSASGFAATADNARAYNQGLIDHVGGGTPKRPGTLETYIFAMFNENFKLGDLVEKHFGLFNPDKSPAYPIRF, from the coding sequence ATGGTGGCTGGTGTTTGCTACGGCATGGTGGCCAACAACCTCCCGTCCCGGAGCGACGTGGTGCAGATGTACAGGTCCAAAGGCATCACCGGCATGCGCCTCTACTCCCCCGACGCGCAGGCCCTCTCCGCCCTGCGCAACTCCGGCATCAGCCTCATGATCGACGTCGGCGGAACCGACCAGCTCGCCTACCTCGCTGCCAGCGGCTCCAACGCGTCCGCCTGGGTCCGAACCAACGTGCAGGCCTACCAGGGCCTGACCATCAAGTACATCGTCGCCGGCAACGAGGTCCAGGGCGGCGACACGCAGAACATCGTCCCGGCCATCCGGAACCTCAACGCCGCGCTCTCCGCGGTCGGTCTCGGCGGCATCAAGGTGTCCACCTCGGTGCGGTTCGACGTGGTGGCCAACTCGTACCCGCCCTCCGCCGGCGTGTTCGCGCAGGCCTACATGACGGACGTGGTCCGGCTCCTGTCCAGCACCGGCGCGCCGCTGCTGGCCAACGTGTACCCGTACTTCGCCTACCGCGACAACCCGCGGGACATCCAGCTCAACTACGCCACGTTCCAGCCGGGCACCACGGTGCGGGACGACAACAACGGGCTCATCTACACTTGTCTCTTTGACGCCATGGTGGACGCCATCTACGCGGCGCTGGAGAAGGCCGGGACGCCGGGGCTGCGGGTGGTGATCTCGGAGAGCGGGTGGCCGTCCGCCAGCGGCTTCGCGGCCACGGCGGACAACGCGAGGGCGTACAACCAGGGGCTCATCGACCACGTCGGCGGCGGCACGCCCAAGAGGCCCGGCACGCTCGAGACCTACATCTTCGCCATGTTCAACGAGAACTTCAAGCTCGGGGACCTGGTGGAGAAGCACTTTGGGCTCTTCAACCCGGACAAGTCGCCCGCATACCCCATCCGCTTCTAG
- the LOC127345723 gene encoding glucan endo-1,3-beta-glucosidase GI-like: MVAGVCYGMVANNLPSRSDVVQMYRSKGITGMRLYSPDAQALSALRNSGISLMIDVGGTDQLAYLAASGSNASAWVRTNVQAYQGLTIKYIVAGNEVQGGDTQNIVPAIRNLNAALSAVGLGGIKVSTSVRFDVVANSYPPSAGVFAQAYMTDVVRLLSSTGAPLLANVYPYFAYRDNPRDIQLNYATFQPGTTVRDDNNGLIYTCLFDAMVDAIYAALEKAGTPGLRVVISESGWPSASGFAATADNARAYNQGLIDHVGGGTPKRPGTLETYIFAMFNENFKLGDLVEKHFGLFNPDKSPAYPIRF, translated from the coding sequence ATGGTGGCTGGTGTTTGCTACGGCATGGTGGCCAACAACCTCCCGTCCCGGAGCGACGTGGTGCAGATGTACAGGTCCAAAGGCATCACCGGCATGCGCCTCTACTCCCCCGACGCGCAGGCCCTCTCCGCCCTGCGCAACTCCGGCATCAGCCTCATGATCGACGTCGGCGGAACCGACCAGCTCGCCTACCTCGCTGCCAGCGGGTCCAACGCGTCCGCCTGGGTCCGAACCAACGTGCAGGCCTACCAGGGCCTGACCATCAAGTACATCGTCGCCGGCAACGAGGTCCAGGGCGGCGACACGCAGAACATCGTCCCGGCCATCCGGAACCTCAACGCCGCGCTCTCCGCGGTCGGTCTCGGCGGCATCAAGGTGTCCACCTCGGTGCGGTTCGACGTGGTGGCCAACTCGTACCCGCCCTCCGCCGGCGTGTTCGCGCAGGCCTACATGACGGACGTGGTCCGGCTCCTGTCCAGCACCGGCGCGCCGCTGCTGGCCAACGTGTACCCGTACTTCGCCTACCGCGACAACCCGCGGGACATCCAGCTCAACTACGCCACGTTCCAGCCGGGCACCACGGTGCGGGACGACAACAACGGGCTCATCTACACTTGTCTCTTTGACGCCATGGTGGACGCCATCTACGCGGCGCTGGAGAAGGCCGGGACGCCGGGGCTGCGGGTGGTGATCTCGGAGAGCGGGTGGCCGTCCGCCAGCGGCTTCGCGGCCACGGCGGACAACGCGAGGGCGTACAACCAGGGGCTCATCGACCACGTCGGCGGCGGCACGCCCAAGAGGCCCGGCACGCTCGAGACCTACATCTTCGCCATGTTCAACGAGAACTTCAAGCTCGGGGACCTGGTGGAGAAGCACTTTGGGCTCTTCAACCCGGACAAGTCGCCCGCATACCCCATCCGCTTCTAG